In the Dyella humicola genome, GGCGGGTGATCCATGCCATCGATCCAGTCGAACACCGCCTGCGGATCGACGACTTCGTCTTCCTCGCCTTGTACGACCAGCCAGTGGCAGGTGGGCAGCGCAAACCCTTCGAATGGCCAACGACCTGCGGGCGGCGCAATGCTGATCAGGGCATCGGCGTGCAGGCGCACGGCATTGCGGATCGACACATAGCTGCCGAAGGAAAAGCCGGCAAGCCATACCGCATCGTCTGGACGCGTGCGACGAACCCAGGCCACCACGGCAGCCAGGTCGTCGCCTTCGCCATTGCCGTTGTCGTAGCTGCCTTCGGACTCGCCGGTGCCACGGAAATTGAAACGCACGGTGTCCAGCCCTGACTCGCGCAGCGCGCGCTCCACCATCGTCACCACCTTGTTATGCATGGTGCCGCCTTGCAGCGGATGCGGGTGGCAGATGACCGCCGTGCCGCGGCGCGCCTCTTCCGGCAGCGCCACGTCGCTGATGGCTTCGAGCTTGCCGGCGGGGCCGCTGAGCGCGAAGCTGGCAGCCTCTGCGGGAAATTGGTCGGGCTGGGTAGGGAGCATGACGGGATTCATGGCCATGATGATAACCGCCACGTGTGGCCGCCGGTCGCGCGAAGCAAGGCAACGTGCGTGAACAACCTGGCGCATACGTTGCTGGCGGGCGATGACGAACTGCTGCAGCTGGGTGGGCTGATGGGCGATTTTGTGCACGGACAGCCGGATCCGGCCATGCCCGAGCGTTTGATTGCCGGGATTCGCCTGCACCGCGCCATCGACGTCTACACCGACAGTCATCCCGAAGTCGCGGCGGCGCGTGCCCTGCTTCCGCCCCCGTATCGCCGGTATGCCGGCATCCTGCTCGATATGTGGTTCGATCACCTGCTGGCGCGGGATTTCGAACGATGGAGTGGGCGGGGGCTGGAACCGTACTCCGCTGGCGTGCGTGACTTGCTGCGCCGCCATGAGTCGTCCCTGCCGGCCGGGCTGCAGCGTTTTCGGTTGTACATGGAGGCGCATGCGTTGCCGGCAGGCTACGCCCGGCGCGAGGAGATGGCGGCCGCGTTGGAGGGCATTTCCCATCGGCTAAGTCGCGCCAATCCGGTGGGTCAGGCGCTGCCTGTGCTAGCCGAGCTCTCAGTACCGCTGCACGGGCATTTCGAAGCGTTTTTTCCGCAGTTGCAGGGGTTTGCTAGCGAGTGGATCGAAGCCAATACCTCCCTCTCCCCTCCAGGGAGAGGGTTGGGGTGAGGGGTGGGTGCTCGCGATACGCTTCTTCATGCGGGCTTTAATGGGGCGGGCTCCGTAGATACTTTCCCGCGAGCACCCGCCCCTCATCCCAACCTTTTCCCCGCCGGGGAGAAGG is a window encoding:
- a CDS encoding alpha/beta hydrolase translates to MNPVMLPTQPDQFPAEAASFALSGPAGKLEAISDVALPEEARRGTAVICHPHPLQGGTMHNKVVTMVERALRESGLDTVRFNFRGTGESEGSYDNGNGEGDDLAAVVAWVRRTRPDDAVWLAGFSFGSYVSIRNAVRLHADALISIAPPAGRWPFEGFALPTCHWLVVQGEEDEVVDPQAVFDWIDGMDHPPELVRMPETSHFFHRRLMDLRGAVKHAIQTWLPRLRQD
- a CDS encoding ACP phosphodiesterase; the encoded protein is MNNLAHTLLAGDDELLQLGGLMGDFVHGQPDPAMPERLIAGIRLHRAIDVYTDSHPEVAAARALLPPPYRRYAGILLDMWFDHLLARDFERWSGRGLEPYSAGVRDLLRRHESSLPAGLQRFRLYMEAHALPAGYARREEMAAALEGISHRLSRANPVGQALPVLAELSVPLHGHFEAFFPQLQGFASEWIEANTSLSPPGRGLG